The genomic region CCGACGCGTTCTCGTCGGCGAGCGCGGCGGCGCTTTCCACCCGCTGGGCCGCCGTGCCGCACGGCCAGCCGAGCGCGTCGACGAGCGTGACGAGGGCGTCATCGTCCACCCGCCGCGCGATGCCGCCCGCATCGGTCCAGTCGGTTTCCAGGCCGGCCGTGCGCGCGAGTTCGGTGATCGACACGTCGGCCGTCATGATCGGCCCTGCCCGTTCATGCGGTGCTGCCGCGCATCTTGGTTGACCTCGCCGTCGCGCCACGCGATGCACGCGCGGGGCGGCAGCCGCAGGTCGCGCAACCGGTCGCGTGCGCGCGGCGGCGTCTCGAACACGATCTTGCCGACCGGCAGCGCGGGCAGCACCGCGTCGTGCGAGCCGAGGTTCAACGCGATCGTCAGCGTGCTGCCGTCGCCGAGGCGCCAGCGCGCCGCAAGCGCCTGCGGGTCGCCGTCGCCCGCGAGCAGGTCGACGCCGAGTGCGCTGGCGCCGGGCAGGTTCGGCGTCACGAGCGCCGCACGCACGGTCAGTGCGCTGCGGTAGAAGCGCCGCCAGGCGTCGGTGTCGGGCGTGGTTTCGTCGCTGCTGCCGTGCAGCGTCGAACGCACGAACGTCGCGACGTCGTTCGGATCGGGAATCGCGTCGCGATGCGCGGCGTCGGCGAACGCCGGAAAGGCCGCGAATTCGCGGCGCCGGCCCTCGCGCACCGCGTCGGCGAGCGCGCCACGATAGTCGGTGAAGAACTGGAACGGCTGCGTGCTGCCGTCTTCCTCGCCCATGAACAGCAGCGGGATCGACGGCGCGAGCAGCAGCAGCGCGGTCGCCGCGCGCACCGCGTCTTCGTTCGCGAGCGTGCGCAGCCGTTCGCCGAATGCGCGGTTGCCGACCTGGTCGTGGTTCTGCAGGAACGCGACGAACGCGGTCGGCGGCAGGTGCGCGCTCGGTTCGCCGCGCGGGGCGCCGTCGTGCAGCGGCGATGGTTCGCCCTGGTATGCGAAGCCTTCGCCGAGCGTGCGCGCGAGATGGCGCAGCGGCGCGTCGGCGTACGCGCGGTAGTAGCCGTCGCGCTCGCCGGTCAGCAGCACGTGCGCGCTGTTGTGGAAGTCGTCGTTCCATTGCGCGTCGAAACCGCCGGGCCCGAGCAGGCTCGCCGCATTGCGCTCGTTCTCGAGCACGAGGTGCACATGGCGCGTGTCGCCCGCGTACGCGCGCACGCGGCGCGCGAGTTCGCGCAGCCACGTGTCGTCGTCGATCGCGTGCGCGGCATCGATGCGCAGCCCGTCGAAACGGAATTCGTGGAGCCAGTACAGCGCGTTCTCGATGAAGAACGCGCTCGTCTGCTCCCGCGAAAAGTCGATCGCCGGCCCCCACGCGGTCTGACGGTCCGCGCGGAAGAACGCGGGCGCGTAGCGCGGCAGCAGGTTGCCTTGCGGGCCGAAGTGGTTGTAGACGACGTCGAGAAACACCTGCAGCCCGAGCCCGTGCGCGGCATCGACCAGCGCCTTCAGTTCCTCGGGCCGTCCGTACGACGGATCGGGCGCGAACGGCAGCACGCCGTCGTAACCCCAGTTGCGCGCGCCGGGAAACGTGTTGACGGGCATCAGCTCGATGGCGGTCACGCCGAGCGCGGCGATGTCCGGCAGCCGCCGCTCGACGCTCGCGTGGCCGCCGAATGCGCCGATGTGCAGTTCGTACAGCACCGTTTCGTGCCACGGGCGGCCGCGCCACGCGTCGTGGCGCCAGCGGTACGCAGCGGGATCGACGACCTGGCTCGGGCCATCCACGCCGCCGGGCTGGAAGCGCGACGCGGGATCGGGCACCGCGAGATCGCCGTCGAGCCGGTAGCGATACAGCGTACCGGGGCCGCACGGCACGACGGCCTCGAACCAGCCTTCGCCCACCGCGGTCATCGGGACGGAGGGCCGGTTTTCGCCTTCGATCTCGACGGCGGCCGTGCGGCTCGCGGGCGCCCACAGCCGGAAGCGCGTGCGGTCGGCCTCGACGCAGGTCGCGCCGAACGACGTGTCGAACGCGTGCGAACCCGATGGACGGGCGGGGCGTGATCTCATGTCGGGTCTCCCGGAGACAGGTCGGTCGGCACGGCGGCCACCGCGATCGCGGCCGCGTGCGCGGCGACGTCGAGGCCGTCGGCCGGCCACGAGCGCGGGCCGGCGTCCGGCGTGGCCGTGTCGACCAGCACGCGATAGTCGAGCGCCGGCGCGGGCGGCGCGAACACGACCGTCTCGGACGACGCGTTCAGCATCACGAGCAGCGCCTCGGTGCGCCCGGTGCGGCCCGTGCCGACGCGGCGCATCGTCAGCGCGCGGCGCTCGCGGTCCTGCCACGCGGGCACGGTCATCGCGTCGCCGTGCTCGTCGAACCAGCCGATCTCGGCCATGCCCGGCGCCGCTTCGCGGTCGCCCGACGGATAGCGCGGCGCGGACATCACCGGATACATGCGCCGCAGCGCGGCAAGCCGCGATACGAAGCGCATCAGCGTCACGGCTTCGTCGCCGCGCGCCAGCTCCCAGTCGAGCCACGACAGCTCGTTGTCCTGGCAGTACGCGTTGTTGTTGCCGTGCTGCGTGCGGCCGAACTCGTCTCCGGCCACCAGCATCGGCGTGCCGAGCGCGGTAAACAGCGTCGCGAGCATCGAGCGCGCGACCCGCGCACGTACCGCGCGGATCGCCGGGTCGTCGGTCGGCCCCTCGACGCCCCAGTTCGCGGTGCAGTTGTCGTCGCGGCCGTCGCGGTTGTCCTCACCGTTCGCGTCGTTGTGTTTCGTCGAATACGACACGAGATCGGCGAGCGTGAAGCCGTCGTGCGCGGTGACGAAGTTGACCGACGCCCACGTATGGCGCCGCTGGTGGTTGAACAGGTCGGCCGACCCCGCGAGCCGCGCGGCGAGTTCCGGCCGCTGGCCCGGGTCGCCGCGCCAGAAGCGCCGCACCGTGTCGCGAAAGCGGTCGTTCCATTCGGCGAAACCGGGCGGGTGGCGGCCCAACTGGTAGCCGCCGGGGCCGAGATCCCATGGCTCGGTGATCAGCTTGCGCTGCGCGAGCACCGGGTCCTGCCGCAGCGCGTCGAAGAACCCCGCGCCCGGATCGAAGCCGTGTTCCTCGCGACCGAGCGTCACGCCGAGGTCGAAACGGAAGCCGTCGATGTTGAACGCGGTGGCCCAGTAGCGCAGCGAATCCATCACCATCTGCACGACGCGCGGATGCGACAGGTTCAGCGTGTTGCCGCAGCCGGTCTCGTCGACATGAAAGCGGCGGTCGTCCGGCCTCAGCCGGTAGTAGCTCGCGTTGTCGAGGCCGCGCCACGACAGCGTCGGGCCGAGCTCGTTGCCCTCGCAGGTATGGTTGTAGACGACGTCGAGCACGACCTCGATGCCGGCCGCATGCAGCTGGCGGATCGCGATGCGCATCTCGTCGAGCCGCCGCGTCGCGAGATACGCGGGCTCCGGCGCGAAGAACGCGGCCGTGTCGTAGCCCCAGTAGTTGCGCAGCCCGCGGTTCACGAGCGCGCGCTGCTGCAGGAACGCATGGACGGGCAGCAGCTCGACCGTCGTCACGCCGATCGACAGCAGGTGATCGATGAACGCCGGATGCGCGAACGCCGCGAACGTGCCGCGCTCGGGCGGGCGCAACCCGGCACGCCGCATCGACGCGCCGCGCACGTGGGTCTCGTAGATCACCGTGTTGCGCCACGACACGCGCGGGCGCCGGTCGGTGCTCCAGTCGAACGCCTCGTCGACCACTACGCACTTCGGCATCGCGGGCGCCGAGTCGCGCCGGTCCATCGACAGGTCCGCGCGGTTCGAATGCAGGCGATAGCCGAACAGCGCGTCCGACCAGCGGAACTGGCCGACCAGCTTGCGCGCGTACGGGTCGAGCAGCAGCTTGGTCGGGTTGAAGCGATGGCCGTGCTGCGGCTGGTACGGGCCATCCGCGCGAAACCCGTACACGGTGCCCGGATGCGCGTTGGGCAGGTAGCCGTGCCAGATCTCGTCGGTGCATTCGGGCAGGTCGAGGCGCGCCAGCTCCTTGCGGCCGGTCGGATCGAACACGCACAGCTGGATGCGGTGCGCGTGCGCGGAAAACACCGCGAAGTTGGTCCCGAGGCCGTCCCAGGTCGCGCCGAGCGGATAGCTGCGGCCGGATTCGAGACGGGCGGGCAGGGCGGTCGGCATGGGGCGGATCTCCGTGTCCAGGGTGCGGGAAATCAGGCAGGGCGCAGCCATAGCGTCGCGAGCGGCGGCAGGCGCAGGGTGGCCGACCACGCCTCGCCGTGCGCGGGCACGGCTTCGGCCCACACGGCGCCGTCGTTGCCGGCGTTGGTGCCGCCGTACGGCGCGGCATCGGTGTTCATCAGTTCGCGCCACTGTCCGGGCGCGGGCAGGCCGACGCGATAGCTCGCGCGCGGCACCGGCGTGAAGTTGCAGACGGCGACCACCCGATGCCCGGCGTCGTCGCGCCGCGCGAACGCGAACACGCTGTTGTCGCGGTCGTCGCCGATCAGCCAGGAGAAGCCGGCCGCTTGGCAGTCGAGCGCATGCAGCGCCGGCTCGGCCGCGTACGTGCGGTTCAGGTCGCGCACGAGCCGCTGCACGCCGCGATGCGCGGGCGCATCGAGCAGGTCCCAGTGCGGCGTCGCGTCGTGCGCGAACTCGGCCCATTGCGCGAATTCGCTGCCCATGAACAGCAGCTTCTTGCCGGGGTGCGCCCACATGAAGCCGAAGTACGCGCGCAGCGTCGCAAGCCGCTGCCACGCGTCGCCCGGCATCTTCGCGACGAGCGAGCCCTTGCCGTGCACGACCTCGTCGTGCGACAGCGGCAGCACGAAGCGCTCGGAGAACGCGTACACGAGCCCGAACGTCATCCGGTCGTGGTGATAGCGGCGATGCACCGGGTCCTCGCGCAGATACGCGAGCGTGTCGTGCATCCAGCCCATGTTCCACTTGAAGTCGAAGCCGAGCCCGCCGTCGCCGGTCGGCGCGGTGACGCCCGGCCACGCGGTCGATTCCTCCGCGACGGTGACGACGCCGGCCGGCGCGGCCGCCCCGTGCAGCGTGTCGTTCAGCATGCGCAGGAACGCGACCGATTCGAGGTTCTCGCGGCCGCCGTGCACGTTCGGCACCCATTCGCCTTCCGCGCGCGAATAGTCGCGGTACAGCATCGACGCGACCGCGTCGACGCGGATGCCGTCGACGTGATACCGGCGCGCCCACGCGAGCGCCGAGGCGGCGAGGAACGCGCCGACTTCCGTGCGCCCGACGTTGAACACGCAGGTGTGCCAGTCGGGATGCAGCCCTTCGCGCGGGTCGGCGTGCTCGTACAGCGCGGTGCCGTCGAACTGCGCGAGGCCGTGCGGATCGTCGGGGAAGTGCGCGGGCACCCAGTCGACGAGCACGCCGATGCCGGCCGCGTGCGCGCGGTCGACGAAGCGCGCGAAGCCGTCAACCGGCCCGAAGCGCGCGGACGGCGCGAACTGCGCGAGCGGCTGGTAGCCCCACGAGCCGCCGAACGGGTATTCGGCGATCGGCATGAACTCGACGTGCGTGAAGCCCATCCCCTTCACGTACGGAATCAGCCGCTCGGCGAGTTCGTCCCAGGTCGCGCTGCGGTTCATTTCCTCGGGCACGCGTTGCCACGATTCCGCATGCACCTCGTAGATCGACCACGGCACGCGGTAGCGGTCGGTGTGCGGCCGCGCGTGCATCCAGCCGTCGTCGTGCCACGCGAACGCGTCGAGCGCCGCGACGTCGGCGACGACCGACGCCGTGCGCGGCGGCGCCTCGGTCGCGCGCGCGCAGGGATCGGCCTTGTGCGGCAGCACGCGCCCGTCGGCCGCGCGCACCTCGTATTTGTAGCACTCGCCCGCGCCGATGCCCGGCACGAACAGCTCCCACACGCCCGACGGCCGCCGCAGCCGCATCGGATGCCGGCGGCCGTCCCAGCCGTTGAAATCGCCGACCACCGACACGCGCTGCGCGTTCGGCGCCCAGACGGCGAAGCGCACGCCGTCGGTGTCGTCGATGCGCGCGGGCGCCGCGCCGAGGCAGTCGAGCACCGCGGCCGGGTCGCCGGCCGAGAAGCGGGCGAGCACGGCGTCGTCGAGCAGCGTGCCGAACGCATACGCGTCGTCGATCACCTGTCGCGCGTCGGGCCAGTCGATCGCGAGCAGATAGTGGGGCGCGCCGCCGTCGCGCGGGATCGTCCCCGCGAAGCAGCCGGCGCGATCGACGCACGCGAGCGCGCCGAGGTCGGCGCCTTCCGGCGACAGCGCATGCACGCTTTTCGCGCCGGGCAACAGTGCGCGCACGACGACCTCGCCGGCCTGCCCGTGCGGGCCGAGGCAGGCGAACGGATCGGGATGACGGCCGGCGAGCAGCGCATCGATGTCGGATCGTTCGAACAGCGTTCCGGTCATTGCGTCCCTCCTTCGGCGGATGCACCGCCGTCACCGAGCAGCCGTTCGACCAGCGCGGCGAGCCCGCCGACCGGCACGCTCAGCCAGTCGGGCCGGTTCGCGGCTTCGTAGCACAGCTCGTACGACGCCTTGTCGATCAGGAACAGCGCGAGCAGGCGATCGGCGTAGCGCGGGTCGACGAAACGCGCGGGGGCCTGCTCGGTGGCCGTGCGATAGCAGTCGACGAAGCGGTCGGCGGCGGCCTGCCCGAAGCGGTCGAACAGTGCACGCTTGCGGCCGGCCGCCTGCGGCGGCGCCTTCTCAATCGCGAACTGCGCGGTCGCGCTCACGTACGACAGCGAACGCAGCAGGCCGGCCACGTCGCGCAGCGGATGCGATTTCGCGCGGCGGTGTTCGAGCGGGCGCGCCGGCTCGCCTTCGAAGTCGATCAGCAGCGCGTCGCCCTGCACGTCGAGCACCTGGCCCAGATGGAAATCGCCGTGGATCCGCATGCATTGCGCATCGAGCGTGCGCGGCACGAGCTCGCCGAGCGCGCGCACGGCCGCGTCGCGCGACGCGAGCAGCGTGTCGGCCGCCGCGCGCATGGCCGGGTCGAGCGCATCGAGCCGCGTGTGCAGCACGTCGAGCGCGTGCTCGAACGACGCGATCGCGTCCGCGCACCAGCCGTCGACGTGTTCGGGCGTTGCATGCTCCGGCGCGAACGCGGGATCGTCGGACGGCTGCGCGAGCGCGACGTGCAGCTGGCCGAGCCGCGTGCCGATGATCCCCGCGAACGCCGCATAGCCGAGCAGCGCGTCGGGTTCCTCGTTGGCGTCGTCGGTGTGCTCTTCGTCAGCCGCCGGCAGCGCGAGCTCGTCCACCGCGCGCCGCAGGAAGTCGAACGAGCGCGTCCACGCGTCGCCCTGGTTGTCGACGTAGCGCTGCAGGATCGCGACCGTGTGCGGCGTGCCGTCAGGATCGACGTGCACGACTTCGCCCGCGAGCGTCGCGGTGTTCGGGTAGCCGATCCGCGTCAGGTACCGGCTCATTTCCGCTTCCGGATGTACGCCGTGCGCGACCTTGCGCACCAGCTTCAGCACGATCGCGTCGCCGATCACGAGCGAGCTGTTGCTCTGCTCGGCCGCGAGCCAGCGCACTTCGGCGTCGTCGCCGGGATCGAGTGCGGCGAGCGCGTCTTCCGGCAGGAACGCGAGCCGGCCGCCGTCGGTGGTCGGCACCGTCGCGCCGTCGCGTAGCTTGCGCAGCATCCCGTGCGCGAACGCCGGCAGCGCGAACGCGTCGGTCAGGTAGCCGACCGAGTGGCCGCGCCGCACGCGCGCCAGCGCCAGCTGCGTGAACAGCGGCTGCGAGGTTTCACCGCCCCACGCGGCCGCGAGCGGCACGACGTAGCGTTCGACGTCGCCCGTCGCACCGGATTCGACCCAGGCCTCCGCATACTGGAACGGTTCGCCCGGCACCGGCGTGACGACGTTCAGCCGGGCCGTGCCGATCGCGCGGTCCTTCGACGCGAACCAGCGCCGCCGCGCGAGCCACGAGGGCAGGGCATCGTGCGCGAGCACGTGCAGCTGTTCGACGTTCGGCCGTGTATCGCCGCGTCGCATCACGAGCGTCACGTATTCGGGCAGCGGCTCCGCGTGCGGCTGCCGCCACGACGGCTCGCGGCCGTGCTCGGCGAGCACGAACCACAGGAATCCGTAAGGCGGAAAGGTCAGCAGGTACGTGAGCTGCCCGATCGGCGGAAACGGCGAATCCGACGTCATCTCGATCGGCACGCGGCCCGCGAATTCGGACAGGTCGAGCTCGACGGCCTGCGACGCCCGCGACAGGTTCGCGACGCACAGCACCGGATCATGGCCGTCCAGCTCGCGCAGGTACGCGAGCACCTTGCGGTTCTCCGGGCGCAGGAAGCGGATCGTGCCGCGTCCGAACGCCTGCGACGCGCGGCGCGTCGACAGGATGCGGCGCGTCCAGTTCAGCAGCGAATGCGGGTCGCGCGTCTGCGCCTCGACGTTGACCGCGTCATAGCCGTACAGCGCGCCCATCACCGGCGGCAGCACGAGCTGTTCGGGGTCGGCGCGCGAGAAGCCGCCGTTGCGGTCCGACGACCACTGCATCGGCGTGCGCACGCCGTCGCGGTCGCCGAGGTGGATGTTGTCGCCCATCCCGAGCTCGTCGCCGTAGTAGATCACCGGCGTGCCGGGCATCGACAGCAGCAGCGAGTTGATCAGCTCGATGCGGCGCCGGTCGCGTTCCATCAGCGGCGCGAGCCGGCGCCGGATGCCGAGGTTCAGCCGCGCGCGCCGGTCGCTCGCATAGGTCTGCCACAGCAG from Burkholderia sp. HI2500 harbors:
- the treZ gene encoding malto-oligosyltrehalose trehalohydrolase, whose amino-acid sequence is MRSRPARPSGSHAFDTSFGATCVEADRTRFRLWAPASRTAAVEIEGENRPSVPMTAVGEGWFEAVVPCGPGTLYRYRLDGDLAVPDPASRFQPGGVDGPSQVVDPAAYRWRHDAWRGRPWHETVLYELHIGAFGGHASVERRLPDIAALGVTAIELMPVNTFPGARNWGYDGVLPFAPDPSYGRPEELKALVDAAHGLGLQVFLDVVYNHFGPQGNLLPRYAPAFFRADRQTAWGPAIDFSREQTSAFFIENALYWLHEFRFDGLRIDAAHAIDDDTWLRELARRVRAYAGDTRHVHLVLENERNAASLLGPGGFDAQWNDDFHNSAHVLLTGERDGYYRAYADAPLRHLARTLGEGFAYQGEPSPLHDGAPRGEPSAHLPPTAFVAFLQNHDQVGNRAFGERLRTLANEDAVRAATALLLLAPSIPLLFMGEEDGSTQPFQFFTDYRGALADAVREGRRREFAAFPAFADAAHRDAIPDPNDVATFVRSTLHGSSDETTPDTDAWRRFYRSALTVRAALVTPNLPGASALGVDLLAGDGDPQALAARWRLGDGSTLTIALNLGSHDAVLPALPVGKIVFETPPRARDRLRDLRLPPRACIAWRDGEVNQDARQHRMNGQGRS
- the glgX gene encoding glycogen debranching protein GlgX, whose protein sequence is MPTALPARLESGRSYPLGATWDGLGTNFAVFSAHAHRIQLCVFDPTGRKELARLDLPECTDEIWHGYLPNAHPGTVYGFRADGPYQPQHGHRFNPTKLLLDPYARKLVGQFRWSDALFGYRLHSNRADLSMDRRDSAPAMPKCVVVDEAFDWSTDRRPRVSWRNTVIYETHVRGASMRRAGLRPPERGTFAAFAHPAFIDHLLSIGVTTVELLPVHAFLQQRALVNRGLRNYWGYDTAAFFAPEPAYLATRRLDEMRIAIRQLHAAGIEVVLDVVYNHTCEGNELGPTLSWRGLDNASYYRLRPDDRRFHVDETGCGNTLNLSHPRVVQMVMDSLRYWATAFNIDGFRFDLGVTLGREEHGFDPGAGFFDALRQDPVLAQRKLITEPWDLGPGGYQLGRHPPGFAEWNDRFRDTVRRFWRGDPGQRPELAARLAGSADLFNHQRRHTWASVNFVTAHDGFTLADLVSYSTKHNDANGEDNRDGRDDNCTANWGVEGPTDDPAIRAVRARVARSMLATLFTALGTPMLVAGDEFGRTQHGNNNAYCQDNELSWLDWELARGDEAVTLMRFVSRLAALRRMYPVMSAPRYPSGDREAAPGMAEIGWFDEHGDAMTVPAWQDRERRALTMRRVGTGRTGRTEALLVMLNASSETVVFAPPAPALDYRVLVDTATPDAGPRSWPADGLDVAAHAAAIAVAAVPTDLSPGDPT
- the glgB gene encoding 1,4-alpha-glucan branching protein GlgB, which encodes MTGTLFERSDIDALLAGRHPDPFACLGPHGQAGEVVVRALLPGAKSVHALSPEGADLGALACVDRAGCFAGTIPRDGGAPHYLLAIDWPDARQVIDDAYAFGTLLDDAVLARFSAGDPAAVLDCLGAAPARIDDTDGVRFAVWAPNAQRVSVVGDFNGWDGRRHPMRLRRPSGVWELFVPGIGAGECYKYEVRAADGRVLPHKADPCARATEAPPRTASVVADVAALDAFAWHDDGWMHARPHTDRYRVPWSIYEVHAESWQRVPEEMNRSATWDELAERLIPYVKGMGFTHVEFMPIAEYPFGGSWGYQPLAQFAPSARFGPVDGFARFVDRAHAAGIGVLVDWVPAHFPDDPHGLAQFDGTALYEHADPREGLHPDWHTCVFNVGRTEVGAFLAASALAWARRYHVDGIRVDAVASMLYRDYSRAEGEWVPNVHGGRENLESVAFLRMLNDTLHGAAAPAGVVTVAEESTAWPGVTAPTGDGGLGFDFKWNMGWMHDTLAYLREDPVHRRYHHDRMTFGLVYAFSERFVLPLSHDEVVHGKGSLVAKMPGDAWQRLATLRAYFGFMWAHPGKKLLFMGSEFAQWAEFAHDATPHWDLLDAPAHRGVQRLVRDLNRTYAAEPALHALDCQAAGFSWLIGDDRDNSVFAFARRDDAGHRVVAVCNFTPVPRASYRVGLPAPGQWRELMNTDAAPYGGTNAGNDGAVWAEAVPAHGEAWSATLRLPPLATLWLRPA
- the treS gene encoding maltose alpha-D-glucosyltransferase; amino-acid sequence: MKREDSLDDVRRAQFPSLAPAGTPRRRRARRRAPALCADDPLWYKDAIIYQVHVKSFYDSNNDGIGDFPGLIAKLDYIAELGVDTIWLLPFYPSPRRDDGYDIADYRDVHPDYGTLADVRRFIREAHARGIRVITELVINHTSDQHPWFQRARRAKPGSTHRDYYVWSDTDTKYAGTRIIFLDTETSNWAHDPIAGQYYWHRFYSHQPDLNFDNPAVVREVMQVMRFWLDLGIDGLRLDAVPYLVAREGTSNENLPETHAILKRIRATIDAEYPNRMLLAEANQWPEDVQEYFGNEDECHMAFHFPLMPRIYMSIASEDRFPIVDIMRQTPELAPSNQWAVFLRNHDELTLEMVTDSERDLLWQTYASDRRARLNLGIRRRLAPLMERDRRRIELINSLLLSMPGTPVIYYGDELGMGDNIHLGDRDGVRTPMQWSSDRNGGFSRADPEQLVLPPVMGALYGYDAVNVEAQTRDPHSLLNWTRRILSTRRASQAFGRGTIRFLRPENRKVLAYLRELDGHDPVLCVANLSRASQAVELDLSEFAGRVPIEMTSDSPFPPIGQLTYLLTFPPYGFLWFVLAEHGREPSWRQPHAEPLPEYVTLVMRRGDTRPNVEQLHVLAHDALPSWLARRRWFASKDRAIGTARLNVVTPVPGEPFQYAEAWVESGATGDVERYVVPLAAAWGGETSQPLFTQLALARVRRGHSVGYLTDAFALPAFAHGMLRKLRDGATVPTTDGGRLAFLPEDALAALDPGDDAEVRWLAAEQSNSSLVIGDAIVLKLVRKVAHGVHPEAEMSRYLTRIGYPNTATLAGEVVHVDPDGTPHTVAILQRYVDNQGDAWTRSFDFLRRAVDELALPAADEEHTDDANEEPDALLGYAAFAGIIGTRLGQLHVALAQPSDDPAFAPEHATPEHVDGWCADAIASFEHALDVLHTRLDALDPAMRAAADTLLASRDAAVRALGELVPRTLDAQCMRIHGDFHLGQVLDVQGDALLIDFEGEPARPLEHRRAKSHPLRDVAGLLRSLSYVSATAQFAIEKAPPQAAGRKRALFDRFGQAAADRFVDCYRTATEQAPARFVDPRYADRLLALFLIDKASYELCYEAANRPDWLSVPVGGLAALVERLLGDGGASAEGGTQ